GGCCACTGGAGTGGTGCAACAGTTgcttcaacttcccttctcggactaaTTGTTCCAGATGGTCCCACAAATTCCTACAGTCCTCCGTTGTGTGTCCGTGATTTTGATGGTAATGGCAGTAGAGATTCTGGTTACATCTCGTAGGTTCTCCTACCATCTTATTTAGCCATTTAAAAAATGGttcattcttgatcttctccagtATCTGTTGCATCGGCTCCCAAAACACAGCATTAACCGCCCGAGTGTTGGCAGAAACTGACTGCCCAACACAGTCTTTCCGGGGCCGGTTGTTGTTGTaccggtccgacctgaaatccctcatctcttGAGGGATTACTTTAGCCTTCCTTTTTCCCTGCagttggtcttcttctactcttctgTACTTGTCAATCCGATCCATCAATTGATGTACACTAGTGACAGGTTTACCAGTTAAagatttcctcaaatcatgctcgGCTGGAAGACCGGCCTTGAAAGTACTTATGGCCACATCATCATGCTCTCCTTCTATCTCGTTAAACATTTCCAAGTATTTATCCGAATAAGTTTTAAGAGTCTCACCCTCTCGCATAAACATAGACAACAAAGACCCCAAAGGCCGTGGAACCCTACTGCAGGTAATAAAGCGTGCACCAAAAGCCCGGGTAAGTTTCTTAAAGGAATCGATAGAATTAGCCCTTAAACCgttaaaccacctcatcgccaccgGGCCCAAACTTGATGGAAAGACCTTACACATTAAAGCTTCATCTCTAGAGTAGATAGCCATCCTTGTTCTACCTGGTCCATCCGGCCATTGTATAGGGTAAATGTAGGCTGATGAAATCGCCAAGGAAGATTCGCATCCTCTATACTTCTTGTGAAAGGTGATTTGGAAACTTGGCTTAAAGCTTTGTTCATGGCATTATTCCCCAAGCCCCTGCGAGGCGGACTTTTGTTCCTACGTCGACGGTGATATTCCTCTTCATAGGTAAAAGTCTCACTGGGCAAGACTCTGGATCTTCGTCTATAATAGCACCATTTGTCTCTTCGGAGGAAGGCTCGGAGCTGGGTGGGGAACATCATCGTCGTGCGTGACGCAACTCTCTTTTCAATTCGTCAATTTCACGTTGCATGTCTCTGTCATTCTTTGCATGGGAGACATGACTCTTCCTTCGAAACTGGCTTTTACTGGTATGAGTCGTGCGTACACTTCCCTCATGGCCCTCTCTCCGTTCGAGGATCTGGTGCGGATTACCATGCTGGAAGCCCCTCGACTCTGCTTGGTGTGGGCCTGCTTCTGTTTGGCGTGGCCCCACTGTTGCTTGGTGTGGACCTGCTTCCTCCATCATGAACGTTGTAACCAAATTTCCTTCAGAAAGATCAagctctccccacagacggcgccaattgtaaagACTAAAATTGTATTGTCCCAAAACAAGATTGGGCTCAAACGCTaacggcccaaacaataaatttgtagagcgtgggtagaagaactagatttatcccagaagaaaaacgattGGACTTAGCGGTTCAAGATGGTTTGATACAAATAAGATTATCAGGTTTATCCTCGGAGCAAACTCAGTTGTTTTGTTTCATATGGTTCTTTTTCAAACAGAAATTGTACAattgttctttttctcttcttttttctgccCCCTCGTTTCAGTGTACTCTTCCGGGTTATATACTTGCAATCTTGGTGTCATtcttaccacacacgtgtaggttagattcgggAGACTCTATCCTGTCCCATCCAGCACCTCCTAGAACCGTCAATCAGTAGTTGTAAAGCTACTTAATCACTGTTTAGACatcatttccacattaatgcggccagagagttggttggaaggcatttaatgcggaggtagcagcctttaaagatatttgtttacctttccTGTCTTACCCCTAGCCCGATATCCCTTCTTTTGTTGTGGTGTAATTCTGAAGTAAGCCTACGATAATATGACACTCAGATTTACCTTGGATGTGAGTTTTCGAGAAGACTTTTGTCCTCGGATGCTTATTGGACCCATCTCACATTGTCTCTACTCCTCTCTTAACTTTATTCTCTTCATCACCGAATTTGGGCATCCTCGGATGGTCAAATGTTCTCGGATAGGGCCATAGGCCCAGCTGATACTGCTTTTAACAATACTTCTCaattaactggcccccacaccagtctcataattttttaacttaatcatttattaaaatgaaatttaaggttattttttacttcaaaatttatttatgattgaTTCTATAATAAATATTGCTGCaatttctctttcaatatacaaaattaaagaGTTCGTTAAAAAAATCGTtctctattttgttttgaaacctagttTTGACATATTCATAGTTAGGAAAGTCAAATATTGTAGTTGATATCTCATcatatacaaataatattaaatcatatttattttctaatcataTATCCATTATTAATCTATCTAAAAACTAATTATTGTTGccaagtaaataaataaataaaactcccaattttattttgtaatacacCCAATGTTCTTTCACTTGTGTTGcggagtaaaaaataaaattttaaaaaggcaCCCAAACAAATCGTTTAATTGTAATCGAAACAATGATACGATAACATATAAATCccaaagttttagaatttttaacttGCGGTCAGGCAACGACAGAACAATGTCGCGAGACCCACGAAGTAGTCGTTGGAGCTAGTCGACGCCTCCAGCCCAGTGAACCTGGGTTCATTGTGGTTGTCGGAGTTGGAATGAGGGATTGGTGATGGACGACAACGACAAATGTGATCTCCAGTGATGGGTTATGGTTGTGGGGTTAAGGTAGAGGGTGGCCAGGTTTCTTACTGTTACACCCGTAGCTTTATACCCTCTttaagtcttcttcttcttctttttttcttcttctccactggaactcgagtcttagagactcgagttccacgtggaATTTTCATCCATCTCACTCGGTCAAAATTctggaacttgagtttttaaaactcgatttgctattgaactcgagtttttaaaactcgagatgctagttttccaCATTCTTTCAAAACTtgtcaaataacaaaattcttctaataataaagttaaatggaaaaaaaattcctagaaaaCCAGTAAAGCCAACAATACTTTGTCTCCTCTTTgttcctcttctttctctctttatccCTTATCTTTCTTTTGAAATCCTGCACTCCACCTTATGATATCAATAACTTTTGTAAAgcaatgaattttcctttttggattaatttatcaatttcaattttatctaagaaatttgtttctttttcacaTAATTCATCATAGTACAACCAACTGCATAAAGAACGGGCTCTACAACATGAAAATATGTTTTAGTTTGTTTGGTTCACAGATTGAACTAAGATCTTAAGAATGAAAGTAATCCAATTCAATGAGAGAGGAGAATATCATTACTGAACATGATGACAGAATCGGGTGAGTCATAGACCAAATTGGGGATCATGTTCTTCCCTGGCCTGCAGTGAACAATCATcattgtttggatggaggagaCAAGGTATTGTGCGGTGGAGAGAAAGGGGTAGAGTGAGTTGTCTCCATGAATCCAGGCGGTGCTTCACGAGTTGCGAATTTGGGTTACACTTCCTTGGCCTCTCCTCTACTTAATATCCAAAATTTCTTATAAGTAAAGCAGAAATCATCGTTGAAGATATGCTTTGGGTCATGTAAAGAAGAAATTATCTAAATCTTGCCCATTCTTAAATTTGGTCACAGAATAATATA
This DNA window, taken from Quercus robur chromosome 2, dhQueRobu3.1, whole genome shotgun sequence, encodes the following:
- the LOC126706156 gene encoding uncharacterized protein LOC126706156 translates to MAIYSRDEALMCKVFPSSLGPVAMRWFNGLRANSIDSFKKLTRAFGARFITCSRVPRPLGSLLSMFMREGETLKTYSDKYLEMFNEIEGEHDDVAISTFKAGLPAEHDLRKSLTGKPVTSVHQLMDRIDKYRRVEEDQLQGKRKAKVIPQEMRDFRSDRYNNNRPRKDCVGQSVSANTRAVNAVFWEPMQQILEKIKNEPFFKWLNKMVGEPTRCNQNLYCHYHQNHGHTTEDCRNLWDHLEQLVREGKLKQLLHHSSGRVGQVGSEMRGDASSRLPLGTINVIFAALGRTGSCLFRVLSISRSPAEECSSTSKRARMDIPLVLGFSDEDKVGTIQPHDDALMVTLRIGGYDVRRVMVD